AGGACCAAGGAGCTAAAAGTGTGTAATGAACACACGAGCGAATAAAATCATGTTATGTATAAACTATTAATAaggtaataatgataatgattcaTTAATAAAAGATAAGAGATGATGATAGGAACAAATGATTATAATAgaataataagaaaacaatttattgtcatttaagtaatcatatttcttttttttacccaaTTCGTGTTTCCACAGCTAAAAGATTAAAATTTTTCTCCAAAGGCTTCAGAGAGCTGATGGGAACATTTCACAGTTGGAACAGATCTTGGatcttttacttatttttttacaggTGAGGCCTTCAGGCCTTGAGGTGAGGCCTCTGCAGTTTCCCTCCAAAAGCGAGTCCCTCATTTACCTTCTTATTCCATAAAAACGAATCTTTATGGTCTAAATCCAGAGACGGTCAATGCATCACAGTGAAATAGtgtttaatgtaaaatacatgACGCTGTAGACACgtttatttaatgttgaatCAACTTCAACCACAAAGAAACTTTTCATGTTGAATTAACAAACACTTCTGTCTGTAGACACATGGAATTACAACATGAAGTATTGAGAGTCTGAATGATATTCAACAGTAAAGAGTCGAGACATcaacaaacaagaaaatacaACTTTCAGGGATAAACAAACATTCTATTTCTCTGATTTTTGGCAGAGTGAACCTTCTTTCTGAAACACAGAGGATCTCTGCTCCTGTGTCACTTCTGTTCAGTTCAGCTTTTCCTCCACGAGTGAAACATCTTCCTGAGCCAATGCACGGAAGAGCTAAATTAATGGACTCACCTCGTGTTCACAGGAGAGAGAGTCTGAGATCCGCTGGTTGTTTGGAGACAGCGctcctggaggagacagagctCCACAGGGAGGCGCCACCGGCTTTACTCTTCCGTCTTTAAAGGTAGAAAGGCGGGATCAGTCCAGAGCAGGACgcaatctgattggctgaagagaaccaggtggtggggtgtgaactgaatgtgttttttgaaaaaagaaaacatcaagttTGTCTGATTCCAAAAGTCTGAGGGATGTAAATAAGAAACCTAAATACTGAAATAATccaataacattttttaatagacgtgtgtgtatgtgtggtgttACCAACAGGCCATAGTAATATTTTAAAGTCATTGTCTTATTCATCAGCTGCTCTTGTCCATCTGAGAGATACAGAAAAAGTGAACTATGCTGATCTATCAGCGAGCAACATTTCAAGAAAAGTAAAAGCCTCATACTGACATGTAAAAGCAGGTTTTTTGTTCTGTTGAAATAACTACACCACTGAAACCCTCCcagatattaaatatttcaaagaaaataaGTGGACATCAGTTCTATAAAAGCCTTGCAGGGCTAGATTCATTGTTCGTTAAATCTAAAGTCACAAAACTTCATAATAATCATCTGCATGAATCCCAGGATGTTTAGTTAATCATTCTGTGCAGtgacaaaagagagaaaggacaaGAGGAGTCTCACAAACCGAGGACTTTATTCCACTGACTGCAGCACCTGAGTGTTACAGTCAGTCTctcacaccttcactccatctcaCACAATAACAGAACAAGGACtgtcacaaataaaataaaaaagtaattggTCACcaattaatattttcatttctctctgtgggACCATTCCTCAGACatgtgatggggggggggtcgaCGATCAGATGGAAACCAGGCAGAGTTATAGATAACAATGTCTTATTGTAAATGTAtaactctgggttcaggagaaCGTGGGTGATGTTTCGTAGTGCAGTgacttctgattggttggttggttggtttacTCCTTGGAGGCCATGTGGGCCATCAGGTCGCAGACACGGTTGCTGTAGGCAAACTCATTGTCGTACCTGGTGAAGCAGTAACACATACAAAAAGGGTCAATATGcatcagtgggaaaaaaaatatgtggATATTAAAGTAATCTTTGCTGAAGGCATACCATGAGACCAGCTTGACGAAGTGGTCATTAAGAGCGATGCCAGCGCCAGCATCAAAGATGGAGGAGTGAGTGTCGCCGTTGAAGTCTGTGGAGACGACCTGTGGGCAGGCGAGGAAAGAACAATGCATTAACAAACACTGATCCGCAAATATctattaaaaagataaatgagcTAAATGAATAATATACCTGGTGCTCGGTGTATGCCAGATAGCCCTTCATGGGTCCTTCAGCTGCAGCCTTCACAACCTTCTTGATGTTTTCGTAGCTGGCCTGTGGCGGAGAAAAGAGGTCGTTTAACACAGGAGTAGTAAAACATGAATTAGTTTAAGTCTTAGTGTCTACAAATCCAAACCAACTGGTTCTTGAAGAGTTTaatctttgaaaatgttatttcttaaattggcaaCAAGTGATTCATGTTGACAGAGAACACTGTACAGAACATGAGCACTTCTGTTTCCATGGacagtacttttttttacttttctaattttgttcttttcagagaacagtaagaaaaacactgatcatcacCAGACTTGATAATATCATAAACACTTGTGTTGGTCACTCACAGGTTTCTCCAGACGGACAGTCAGGTCGACCACTGACACGTTGGGGGTGGGGACACGGAAGGCCATGCCGGTCAGCTTGCTGTGAAATATGGATGCACACACAGGTAAGAGCAAGAACTTTCATTCATAGGATTTACTACAGGTCCTGATCATATGAAGATAAAAGTACAGCCATGTGTTTTCAGCACTGACCCATTGAGCTCAGGGATGACCTTGCCAACAGCCTTGGCAGCGCCGGTTGAAGCCGGGATGATGTTCTGGCTGGCACCACGGCCGTCCCTCCACAGTTTGCCGGAGGGGCCGTCCACGGTCTTCTGGGTTGCAGTGATGGCATGAACAGTGCTCTGATAGTTCAAACAAGAGATGGAGAAAGGAGAATGATTGGATGAAGTTTAACAGCCACCAAACTCTGTAAAGTCATGTTGGTGGTTTTATTTGAACAGTTGATCCCAGGCAGAGTTTTTCCAATCTTTACCATCAGGCCCTCAATGATGCCGAAGTTGTCGTTGATGACCTTGGCGAGGGGGGCCAGGCAGTTGGTTGTGCAGGAAGCGTTGCTATGGAGAAATTAAGAAACAGCATCAGTTAGGTGAAGATTTTCAATATGAAGGCCCAAATCGATCAAACCATCCGAGATCTCTCCCGATTCTCACCTGACGACCTGGAGGGATTTGTCGTACTTCTCATGGTTCACGCCCATGACGAACATGGGAGCATCAGCACTGGGTGCAGAGATGATGACTTTCTTGGCGCCACCCTTCAAGTGAGcctgaaatgtgttgaaatccAATCAATTCTGTATTCTTTGGTGTGTGGTCCCAtgtatttcaaaacaaaattagaaaacACGACATGTTCAGGACGATGACACAGGACTGAGTACGTACAGATGCCTTCtcaatggtggtgaagacaccAGTGGACTCAACCACATAGTGGGCACCAGCATCGCCCCATTTGATGTTGGTGGGATCCCTCCTGCAAAAAAGAGGGGGAGACGGGTTAGAGCCGCAatgaatgtttatttctttcatttgtgtgaTCGTATTGAAATTGGCTTTAAAGTAGTAAAATGCTATAAGACCAAATTCAAAGGTGCAGAGTAAACTCACTCGTGGAAAACTGTGATTTTGTGTCCATCGATGACCAGCTTGTCTCCCTCAATCTTGACCTCACCCTTGAAGCGACCGTGGGTAGAGTCATACTTGAACATGTAGACCTAAAGAAGACGAGAGAAGAGGAGGGCAACTCCTGTCAAATTTACTAAATTACTGCATTAACGAGGAGTTACCAAGAAAAGGCAAAGCTACCAACTACCACCAAACATCTCCAAATACATTGAATTTAGCAGGTTTATAAATTATGGCTGCTATagatttcatgttttaatgcCTTATAAATTAAAACTATCTGCTTGACCCACCATGTACTCCAGGTCGATGAAAGGGTCGTTGATGGCCACGATCTCCACCTTCTTGGAGGTGAAGGCAGCTCTGGTCACCAGACGACCGATGCGGCCGaatctggagagaaaaaaaaaatagaacagTGTAGTTTCTCAGTCTGTCCTCTAGATGGAGCTATGACACCATGCAACTCCATGAGCAAAGTCTTTGGTTGAGGTGATCAGTCATGTCTGAGTTACTGTGAAGAATGGAGCTGCAGATGCTTGTTAAAGGGACACAATCAATCATTGTTGGGTTGATTGTGTTAAACTGGGTTCTTCACGTTCATCAGTCAGGTCTACTTCTCATTATGGCtccagcttttttcttttgtgtgggAAACATATCACCCCCCCACTGAGAGACCTGAATTACAGCTGACAAAAGGGCAGggttcaggaggaggaggtgccgCGGGAGGTGTGTGCTGCAGACTCAACACAGCTCTCCCACTCTCCTCTATGGGGGCTAAAGTCGAATTGAGCCTCCCAATGTGGTAATCCCAGTGACGGCAGTGCACTGTTTGATCAGCAGCCGAGTTACTTTTTAACTGCAGGTCCAAAATCCTGGTACAGATACATTCTGTCCTCAGACGCCAGGGGTTGAGAAAAGAAGGGAGTGGGTGGGTGTAGAGATAAAGAACCACGAGACAGACTTTAACGCCACATTGTGTGTTCTATAGCATTTCAAGTTACacatgcacccccccccccccccgccaccaCTGTGCTtcacacagcagaaaaacaatccGCTGTTGAATGACCCCCATGTCGAAGCCAGTGGCCACATTGTTATCTGCTGAGGGCCAAAGTTCAGAGAGCAAGAAAAACATGAGGACAGCCGCTCGACTGTTCACaggtcggtgtgtgtgtgtgtgtgtgtgtgtgtgtgtgtgtgtgtgtgtgtgtgtgtgtgtgtgtgagagactttTAATTAATCAGAGATACTACAGTGTGTCCTGCTATTCAGATGAGAAAGTAAAACTGATGACTCATGGTTTCATTAAAAGACTGAGCCAAGTACAAGAACAGCTTGAACCAAAGTGGCTATAAAGGCTGTGGATTCTTTGCAAGAGTCCTCTGGCTTCAGAACACGacacaaaaatactttttacattGTTCCCCAAACAGTTCCttcctttgtgtttctttaatgtGCTTTAATTCTAATTTGTAAGCAAATGGACAGATGAGTGTGGAAGTCAAACTTTCATATTCTTCATCATTTGTGAACtctgtattttaaaacaaacacatcagtgaatTCTCAGGACATTAACAATAAAcctatttttttaatgttcaagCATAAGTAAATAAGAGTTTAGTAGTGCATTTTGAGAATTTGAACTCTCAAGTCAAGAGTTAAATACTGTGATGAAGGGTGTGGTTGTGTGAGCATTGTGGGGGAGCAGGGACTGGGTGTTAAGCATTTTGTTTAATGAAGGATGTTTGGGCTGAGCAGTTGATACAGTTTTAAGTAAGGTGATGAAAAGGTTCTTACCCATTGATACCGACTTTCACCATTTTGTCTGGGTTGGTCTAGTcctctgcagggagagagaagagg
This region of Paralichthys olivaceus isolate ysfri-2021 chromosome 13, ASM2471397v2, whole genome shotgun sequence genomic DNA includes:
- the gapdh gene encoding glyceraldehyde-3-phosphate dehydrogenase; translated protein: MVKVGINGFGRIGRLVTRAAFTSKKVEIVAINDPFIDLEYMVYMFKYDSTHGRFKGEVKIEGDKLVIDGHKITVFHERDPTNIKWGDAGAHYVVESTGVFTTIEKASAHLKGGAKKVIISAPSADAPMFVMGVNHEKYDKSLQVVSNASCTTNCLAPLAKVINDNFGIIEGLMSTVHAITATQKTVDGPSGKLWRDGRGASQNIIPASTGAAKAVGKVIPELNGKLTGMAFRVPTPNVSVVDLTVRLEKPASYENIKKVVKAAAEGPMKGYLAYTEHQVVSTDFNGDTHSSIFDAGAGIALNDHFVKLVSWYDNEFAYSNRVCDLMAHMASKE